From one Nonomuraea polychroma genomic stretch:
- a CDS encoding pectate lyase family protein → MLFRLAAAAALLLALVPAPASAADGPIGFASVNALGQNGTTGGAGGTEVTITTGAQLRDYAGRAGAYILRIQGRIQISDMVTVVANKSILGVGSTAEITGGGLQLGSTTRPGNNVIIRNIRFTNAEDDSISVTNKAHHVWIDHNDLSAGYDGLLDVKRESDYVTVSWNKFHHHSKAMLLGHSDTYTADIGKLRVTYHHNFFDGTDQRHPRARFGEPVHVFNNYYRNNSLYGIASTQNAGVLVEGNYFENVAHPIHVGYAESDPGRVVERRNVYVNSGAPETAGSVVEPGTYYAYTLDDPATVPAKVQAGAGVGKI, encoded by the coding sequence ATGCTGTTCCGACTCGCCGCAGCCGCCGCGCTGCTCCTCGCCCTCGTCCCGGCGCCCGCGAGCGCCGCGGACGGCCCGATCGGGTTCGCCTCCGTGAACGCCCTCGGCCAGAACGGCACCACCGGCGGCGCCGGCGGCACCGAGGTCACCATCACCACGGGCGCCCAACTGCGGGACTACGCCGGCCGGGCGGGGGCGTACATCCTGCGCATCCAGGGCCGCATCCAGATCAGCGACATGGTCACGGTCGTCGCCAACAAGAGCATCCTCGGCGTCGGCTCGACCGCCGAGATCACCGGCGGCGGCCTCCAGCTCGGCTCCACGACCCGCCCCGGCAACAACGTGATCATCCGCAACATCAGGTTCACCAACGCCGAGGACGACTCCATCAGCGTCACCAACAAGGCCCACCACGTGTGGATCGACCACAACGACCTGTCCGCCGGCTACGACGGCCTGCTGGACGTCAAACGGGAGTCGGACTACGTCACCGTCTCCTGGAACAAGTTCCACCACCACAGCAAGGCGATGTTGCTCGGCCACTCCGACACCTACACGGCCGACATCGGCAAGCTGCGGGTCACCTACCACCACAACTTCTTCGACGGCACCGACCAGCGCCACCCGCGTGCCCGCTTCGGCGAGCCGGTGCACGTGTTCAACAACTACTACAGGAACAACTCCCTGTACGGCATCGCGTCCACGCAGAACGCCGGCGTGCTGGTGGAGGGCAACTACTTCGAGAACGTCGCCCACCCGATCCACGTCGGCTACGCGGAGAGCGATCCGGGCCGGGTGGTCGAACGGCGCAACGTCTACGTCAACTCGGGCGCACCGGAGACGGCGGGCAGCGTCGTCGAGCCCGGCACCTACTACGCCTACACGCTCGACGACCCGGCGACCGTCCCGGCGAAGGTCCAGGCCGGGGCGGGCGTCGGCAAGATCTGA
- a CDS encoding class I SAM-dependent DNA methyltransferase: MHLTTIVGGMRQEEIWDAETAQRYDTPGTGMFAPEVLEPTVDRLAELAGDGRALEFAIGTGRVAVPLAERGVPVTGIELSAPMIDQLRTKVDEATIPVIVGDMATAVAPGTYSLVYLVFNTISNLLTQAEQVACFRNAARHLTPGGRFVIELWVPELRKLPPGQQATVWHAEPGYIGLDTYDVLRQHVVSHHFRFDESRQAHLSRSPHRYIWPAELDLMAQLAGFELESRHADWAGAEFTAESRSHVSVYRLPPD, encoded by the coding sequence ATGCACCTCACGACCATCGTGGGCGGCATGCGTCAGGAGGAGATCTGGGACGCCGAGACCGCGCAGCGCTATGACACGCCGGGGACCGGCATGTTCGCGCCCGAGGTCTTGGAGCCGACCGTGGATCGTCTGGCAGAGCTGGCGGGTGACGGACGGGCCCTCGAGTTCGCCATCGGCACCGGCCGGGTGGCCGTGCCGCTGGCCGAGCGGGGAGTGCCCGTCACCGGCATCGAGCTGTCAGCTCCGATGATCGACCAGCTACGTACGAAGGTGGACGAAGCGACGATCCCGGTGATCGTCGGCGACATGGCGACGGCCGTCGCCCCGGGGACGTACTCGCTCGTCTACCTGGTCTTCAACACGATCTCCAACCTGCTCACCCAGGCCGAGCAGGTCGCGTGTTTCCGCAACGCCGCCCGCCACCTCACCCCCGGCGGGCGGTTCGTGATCGAGCTCTGGGTGCCTGAGCTGCGCAAGCTCCCGCCGGGGCAGCAGGCCACGGTCTGGCACGCCGAGCCGGGCTACATCGGCTTGGACACCTATGACGTGCTGCGCCAGCACGTGGTGTCGCACCACTTCAGGTTCGACGAGAGCAGGCAGGCACACCTGTCCCGCAGCCCGCACCGCTACATCTGGCCGGCCGAGCTGGACCTCATGGCTCAGCTGGCCGGGTTCGAGCTGGAGAGCAGGCACGCCGACTGGGCCGGAGCCGAGTTCACCGCCGAGTCACGGTCCCACGTCTCCGTCTATCGCCTTCCGCCGGACTAG
- a CDS encoding maleylpyruvate isomerase family mycothiol-dependent enzyme, which produces MTTPKPALRRGADLWPLVHSERAALATDLADATDEQWATPSLCAGLTVREVLAHLTAAARLNGVRWLAGVIRCRFDFDEQVVMRLTEQLGTSPAETLDRFRHVITSTTKPPLPTMAMLGETIVHGADIRRPLGIHRVHPIETLTLVAGYYSRTDQVVVAKGRIQGLRLVANDGPFSIGSGPLVTGSTLALTMAMTGRVTYCDELDGPGVATLRARCGTS; this is translated from the coding sequence ATGACCACCCCGAAACCAGCCCTGCGCCGCGGCGCCGATCTCTGGCCGCTGGTCCACTCCGAGCGCGCCGCCCTGGCGACCGACCTCGCCGATGCGACCGATGAGCAGTGGGCGACGCCGTCCCTGTGCGCGGGGCTGACGGTGCGTGAGGTGCTCGCCCACCTCACCGCCGCGGCGCGCCTCAACGGCGTACGGTGGCTGGCGGGCGTCATCCGCTGCCGGTTCGACTTCGACGAGCAAGTGGTCATGCGGCTGACCGAGCAGCTGGGCACATCCCCGGCGGAGACCCTGGACAGGTTCCGCCACGTCATCACCAGCACCACCAAACCGCCCCTGCCGACCATGGCGATGCTGGGAGAGACGATCGTGCACGGTGCGGACATCCGCCGCCCGCTGGGCATCCACCGCGTCCATCCCATCGAGACCCTCACCCTGGTGGCCGGCTATTACAGCCGCACCGACCAGGTCGTCGTCGCCAAGGGCCGAATCCAGGGCCTGCGCCTCGTCGCGAACGACGGACCCTTCAGCATCGGCTCCGGCCCTCTCGTCACCGGCAGCACGCTGGCGCTGACGATGGCGATGACGGGGCGCGTGACGTACTGCGACGAACTGGACGGCCCCGGTGTCGCGACCCTGCGCGCCCGCTGCGGCACTTCCTGA
- a CDS encoding nuclear transport factor 2 family protein, whose amino-acid sequence MDETSRTRNVVHAYVDSAERRDWEAFAALLAEDVVYEMPQSRERIRGKSAYLQFNREYPGDWHLQVRRVVADGRHAAAWIDARVGAEHQDACVWFELSDQGLISRITDYWPEPYDPLPGREHLVERW is encoded by the coding sequence GTGGACGAGACCTCCAGGACCCGAAACGTCGTACACGCCTACGTCGACAGCGCCGAGCGACGCGACTGGGAAGCCTTCGCCGCCCTGCTCGCCGAGGACGTGGTCTACGAGATGCCGCAGAGCCGCGAACGCATCCGCGGCAAATCTGCCTACCTGCAGTTCAACAGGGAATATCCCGGCGATTGGCACCTTCAGGTTCGGCGCGTCGTCGCCGATGGCCGCCATGCGGCGGCGTGGATCGACGCGCGCGTCGGCGCCGAGCATCAGGACGCATGCGTGTGGTTCGAGCTCTCCGACCAGGGCCTGATCAGCCGGATCACTGACTACTGGCCGGAGCCGTACGATCCGCTGCCTGGCCGCGAGCACCTTGTGGAGCGCTGGTAA
- a CDS encoding sensor histidine kinase has product MTMTRLRDVRLIPLVFGPLIGFLAVLETQLDDFFGASATATWVSGVLLGAGVVVAAWHPLAGTVMAAACLPIPVVVFDAPGVGGAAMIGMIGVVAWAGWREPPRRSLAAFGAAAVAFTSASMAAGLSLWELFFIPAILLPGWCMGLLARRSGERAAKLAELAAALDAEREANAQAAVAQERTRIAREVHDAVAHSVSVMTLQLGGLRRVLAGRPAEQEIVAGLERLGRQTVEEMRGLVGILREHVDGERPAPVPSLARVDELISDVRAAGLKVTLDSPAEPPQLPPVLDLTAYRVLQEALTNVLRHAGEVPTAVTIGYTDQALTLEVRNEPGRPAQGGRRGGHGLVGMRERLAMVQGSLHTGVEPDGGFAVRARFPIPRTW; this is encoded by the coding sequence ATGACGATGACCCGGCTGAGGGACGTCCGCCTCATCCCGCTGGTGTTCGGACCGCTGATCGGTTTCCTGGCCGTGCTGGAGACCCAGCTGGACGACTTCTTCGGCGCCAGCGCCACCGCCACGTGGGTGTCGGGTGTCCTGCTGGGTGCCGGGGTGGTGGTCGCGGCGTGGCATCCGTTGGCCGGCACGGTCATGGCGGCCGCCTGCCTGCCGATACCCGTGGTCGTCTTCGACGCGCCGGGAGTCGGTGGCGCGGCGATGATCGGCATGATCGGGGTGGTGGCGTGGGCCGGCTGGCGTGAGCCGCCCCGGCGCTCGCTGGCGGCGTTCGGCGCCGCGGCCGTGGCGTTCACGAGCGCGTCGATGGCCGCCGGTCTGTCGCTGTGGGAGCTGTTCTTCATCCCGGCGATCCTGTTGCCCGGCTGGTGCATGGGGCTGCTGGCCCGGCGCAGCGGCGAGCGGGCGGCCAAGCTGGCCGAGCTGGCCGCCGCTCTCGACGCCGAACGCGAGGCGAACGCGCAGGCGGCGGTCGCGCAGGAGCGTACGCGCATCGCCCGCGAGGTGCACGACGCGGTCGCGCACTCGGTCAGCGTGATGACCCTGCAACTGGGCGGCCTGCGCCGGGTGCTCGCCGGTCGCCCCGCCGAGCAGGAGATCGTGGCCGGGCTGGAGCGGCTCGGGCGGCAGACGGTGGAGGAGATGCGCGGCCTGGTCGGCATCCTGCGCGAGCACGTCGACGGCGAACGGCCGGCACCGGTGCCGTCGCTGGCCCGCGTCGACGAGCTGATCTCGGACGTCCGCGCCGCCGGACTGAAGGTGACCCTGGACTCCCCCGCCGAGCCGCCGCAGCTCCCGCCGGTCCTGGACCTCACCGCGTACCGGGTGCTCCAGGAAGCGCTCACGAACGTGCTGCGGCACGCCGGCGAGGTGCCGACCGCGGTCACCATCGGCTACACCGACCAGGCGCTCACCCTCGAAGTACGCAACGAGCCTGGACGGCCGGCGCAGGGCGGAAGGCGCGGCGGCCACGGGCTGGTCGGCATGCGCGAACGGCTGGCGATGGTGCAGGGGAGCCTGCACACCGGTGTCGAGCCGGACGGCGGGTTCGCGGTCCGCGCCCGCTTCCCCATTCCTCGCACCTGGTAG
- a CDS encoding HNH endonuclease family protein — protein sequence MIFWRGTIVAVLTLLAIPFVAVPRASADTREQTDTAAAARRMLGQLKVAKALSIRGYSHRRFQPRWAHHKGTCNAREMVLARDARRIRKNAACHPVKGLWYSPYDGKWLKSEKKVDVDHVVPLAYAWRSGARRWSQAQRRAFANDLTRPELIVVSHSVNMAKGGQGPQSWRPPRRAYWCRYAISWITVKHHYRLFVTRKERVALLNMLRTC from the coding sequence ATGATCTTCTGGAGGGGGACGATCGTAGCCGTACTCACGCTTCTCGCCATCCCGTTCGTCGCCGTCCCGCGGGCGTCGGCCGACACGCGCGAGCAGACCGATACCGCGGCGGCGGCCCGCCGGATGCTGGGCCAGTTGAAAGTCGCCAAGGCCTTATCCATCCGTGGCTACAGCCACCGGCGCTTCCAGCCCCGATGGGCGCATCACAAAGGCACGTGCAACGCCCGCGAGATGGTCCTGGCGCGCGACGCCCGCCGCATACGCAAGAACGCGGCCTGTCACCCGGTCAAGGGCCTCTGGTACAGCCCGTACGACGGCAAGTGGCTGAAGAGCGAGAAAAAAGTCGACGTCGACCATGTCGTGCCGCTGGCCTACGCCTGGCGTTCGGGCGCCAGGAGGTGGAGCCAGGCACAGCGGCGCGCCTTCGCCAACGACCTCACCCGCCCCGAGCTGATCGTGGTCAGCCACTCCGTCAACATGGCCAAGGGCGGCCAGGGACCGCAGAGCTGGCGCCCGCCCCGTCGCGCCTACTGGTGCCGCTACGCCATCTCCTGGATCACGGTGAAGCACCACTACCGGCTCTTCGTGACCCGGAAGGAGCGGGTGGCCCTGCTCAACATGCTCCGCACCTGTTGA
- a CDS encoding response regulator — MTISVALVDDEAMIRVGLRLVLSGEPDIEVVGEAADGVQALDLVARTRPDVVLIDIRMPKMDGLEASRRLVRDHPESKVIVLTTFDEDAHVAAALRAGVSGFLLKVAPPEQLVEAVRTVAAGGGLLDPGVTLRVIAAFAGQPDPGHTTSRAGELESLTNRETDVLKLLAQGLTNTQIAARLYLGEATVKTHLSRILMKLNLTTRVQAAVFAYESGLVRPGEHDQR, encoded by the coding sequence ATGACAATCTCGGTAGCGCTCGTCGACGACGAGGCGATGATCCGCGTGGGCCTGCGGCTGGTGCTCAGCGGCGAGCCGGACATCGAGGTCGTCGGCGAGGCGGCCGACGGTGTCCAGGCCCTCGACCTGGTCGCGCGTACCCGGCCCGACGTCGTGCTCATCGACATCCGGATGCCGAAGATGGACGGGCTGGAGGCGTCGCGGCGGCTCGTCCGCGACCACCCCGAGAGCAAGGTCATCGTGCTGACCACCTTCGACGAGGACGCGCACGTCGCCGCCGCGCTCCGCGCCGGAGTCAGCGGTTTCCTGCTGAAGGTGGCCCCGCCCGAGCAGTTGGTCGAGGCGGTCAGGACGGTGGCGGCCGGCGGCGGGCTGCTCGACCCGGGGGTGACCCTGCGGGTGATCGCCGCCTTCGCCGGCCAGCCGGATCCCGGCCACACCACGAGCCGGGCGGGCGAGCTGGAGTCGCTCACCAACCGGGAGACCGACGTGCTGAAGCTGCTGGCCCAGGGCCTGACGAACACCCAGATCGCGGCCCGGCTCTACCTGGGCGAGGCCACGGTCAAGACGCACCTGTCCCGGATCCTGATGAAGCTCAATCTCACGACCCGGGTCCAGGCGGCCGTCTTCGCCTACGAGAGCGGTCTCGTACGGCCCGGGGAGCATGACCAACGCTGA
- a CDS encoding FAD-dependent oxidoreductase has translation MMAESTGVLVCGGGPAGMMLGLLLARAGIEVTVLEKHGDFLRDFRGDTVHPSTVRLMDELGLGEGFRALPQSRLTKVAFPVSDGSIAVLGDFEALPPPYNYIAMVPQWDLLSFLAKAAGEEPGFTLRMNTAATALLRERGKAVGVRYRTADGREGEIRAELTVACDGRHSTLRRDAGLVPKEFRVPFDVWWFRLPRFEHEAGVPAGITPVARGAEALIALTREGYYQLAYLTAKGSDTRLRTEGVERFRERIARLRPDFADRVDRLQSMDEVFMLDVKLNRLKRWYLDGLLLIGDAAHAMSPAGGVGINLAVQDAVAAGTILAGPLRRHAVTLKDLAAVQRRRQLPTVIIQGAQRLVQRVIFEAQFTGKRSGPPKSLLFLARAIPGFRKVPPRLVGFGPRPEHAPAFARRSG, from the coding sequence ATGATGGCTGAGAGCACCGGCGTCCTGGTGTGTGGCGGCGGCCCGGCGGGCATGATGCTGGGCCTCCTGCTGGCCAGGGCGGGCATCGAGGTCACCGTGCTGGAGAAGCACGGCGATTTCCTGCGTGACTTCCGGGGTGACACCGTGCACCCCTCAACTGTCCGGCTCATGGACGAGCTCGGCCTCGGCGAGGGCTTCCGCGCCCTGCCGCAGAGCCGCCTGACCAAGGTGGCGTTCCCCGTCTCCGACGGGAGCATCGCCGTCCTGGGCGATTTCGAGGCGTTGCCGCCGCCGTACAACTACATCGCGATGGTGCCCCAGTGGGACCTGCTCTCCTTCCTCGCGAAGGCGGCCGGCGAGGAGCCCGGCTTCACCCTGCGCATGAACACGGCGGCGACCGCGCTGCTGAGAGAGCGCGGCAAGGCCGTCGGGGTCCGCTATCGCACGGCGGACGGCCGGGAAGGGGAGATCCGCGCCGAGCTGACGGTCGCGTGCGACGGCAGGCACTCCACGCTGCGGCGGGACGCGGGTCTCGTGCCCAAGGAGTTCCGCGTGCCGTTCGACGTCTGGTGGTTCCGCCTGCCCAGGTTCGAGCACGAGGCGGGCGTGCCCGCCGGAATCACGCCCGTCGCGCGGGGGGCCGAGGCGCTGATCGCCCTGACCCGCGAGGGCTACTACCAACTGGCGTATCTCACCGCCAAAGGCTCCGACACGCGGCTGCGGACCGAGGGCGTGGAGCGGTTCCGCGAGCGCATCGCCCGCCTGCGGCCGGACTTCGCCGACCGGGTGGACCGGCTGCAGAGCATGGACGAGGTCTTCATGCTCGACGTCAAGCTGAACCGGCTCAAGCGCTGGTACCTCGACGGGCTGCTGCTCATCGGCGACGCCGCGCACGCCATGTCGCCCGCCGGCGGAGTGGGCATCAACCTGGCCGTCCAGGACGCGGTGGCCGCCGGCACCATCCTGGCCGGACCCCTGCGCCGGCATGCCGTCACCCTCAAGGACCTGGCGGCCGTGCAACGGCGCAGGCAGCTCCCCACCGTGATCATTCAGGGCGCGCAGCGGCTGGTGCAACGGGTCATCTTCGAGGCGCAGTTCACGGGCAAACGGTCCGGCCCGCCGAAGTCCCTTCTCTTCCTCGCCCGGGCGATCCCGGGGTTCCGCAAAGTTCCTCCCCGGCTGGTCGGCTTCGGACCCCGTCCGGAACACGCGCCGGCTTTCGCCCGCAGGTCCGGCTGA
- a CDS encoding pectate lyase family protein, translated as MRRSRRSVLAALAAGVAAATAAATVLLGVPSASAATLFGDDFEDGDAAGWSRSGGSWSVVTDGSRVYRQSGTSADARAVAGAGWGDQAVQARVKPIAFNGSGRHVAVLARAQSTSTYYFLGLSNAGTVVLGKRTGGAPITLATATVAAGDWYTLRLEAFGTTLRGFVNNVRVATATDASIGSGRAGLAGYYASAAFDDVLVTDIGGPTDPPTSPTLPPPGTCDTSGTPTGFAAVNAWGQNGTTGGAGGPTVEVDTAGELISAIGQSGPLNICVRGMITVPAGMHNVTSDKTIVGVGAASGITGGGFNIGLPADDSITSPPADAVHNVIVRNLVFRNATDDSINVQMFSHHVWIDHNDLANGYDGLIDVKRGSSYVTVSWNHVHDHTKTMLLGHDDDNDAQDVGRLKVTYHHNWFDRTPQRNPRVRFGEPVHVFNNYYVYNTDIGVACQANAGCLVEGNYFERVEEPVSNSYAGPAGRCVARNNVFVDESGTPDCSGSVQEPSTYYSYTLDDPNTVKASVTAGSGTGKI; from the coding sequence GTGCGCAGAAGCAGACGATCAGTGCTCGCCGCGCTCGCGGCGGGCGTTGCCGCCGCGACGGCCGCGGCAACGGTGCTGCTGGGGGTGCCCAGCGCGTCCGCCGCCACGCTGTTCGGCGACGACTTCGAGGACGGTGACGCCGCGGGCTGGTCGAGGTCCGGCGGCAGCTGGTCGGTGGTGACCGACGGCTCCAGGGTGTATCGGCAGTCCGGCACCAGCGCGGACGCCCGCGCCGTCGCCGGCGCCGGATGGGGCGACCAGGCGGTGCAGGCGCGGGTCAAGCCGATCGCGTTCAACGGCTCGGGCCGGCACGTCGCGGTGCTGGCAAGGGCGCAGAGCACCAGCACCTACTACTTCCTCGGCCTGAGCAACGCCGGCACGGTCGTTCTGGGCAAGCGGACCGGCGGCGCACCGATCACCCTGGCCACGGCCACGGTGGCCGCCGGTGACTGGTACACCCTCCGCCTGGAGGCGTTCGGCACGACGTTACGCGGCTTCGTGAACAACGTGCGGGTCGCCACGGCGACGGACGCCTCGATCGGCTCGGGGCGGGCGGGCCTGGCCGGCTATTACGCCAGTGCCGCGTTCGACGACGTGCTCGTGACGGACATCGGCGGCCCGACCGACCCGCCGACGAGCCCGACGTTGCCGCCGCCGGGCACCTGTGACACCTCCGGCACCCCCACCGGGTTCGCCGCCGTCAACGCCTGGGGCCAGAACGGCACCACGGGCGGCGCGGGCGGCCCGACGGTCGAGGTGGACACGGCCGGCGAGCTGATCAGCGCGATCGGCCAGAGCGGGCCGCTGAACATCTGCGTCCGCGGGATGATCACCGTGCCGGCCGGCATGCACAACGTCACCTCCGACAAGACGATCGTCGGCGTCGGCGCCGCGTCCGGCATCACCGGGGGCGGGTTCAACATCGGCCTGCCCGCCGACGACTCGATCACCTCGCCGCCGGCCGACGCCGTGCACAACGTCATCGTCCGCAACCTGGTCTTCAGGAACGCCACCGACGACTCGATCAACGTCCAGATGTTCAGCCACCACGTCTGGATCGACCACAACGACCTGGCCAACGGCTACGACGGGCTGATCGACGTCAAGCGCGGGTCGTCGTACGTCACCGTCTCGTGGAACCACGTGCACGACCACACCAAGACCATGCTGCTCGGCCACGACGACGACAACGACGCCCAGGACGTGGGCCGGTTGAAGGTCACCTATCACCACAACTGGTTCGACCGGACGCCGCAGCGTAACCCGCGGGTGCGGTTCGGGGAGCCGGTGCACGTGTTCAACAACTACTACGTCTACAACACCGACATCGGAGTGGCCTGCCAGGCGAACGCCGGCTGCCTGGTCGAAGGCAACTACTTCGAGCGGGTCGAAGAGCCGGTGAGCAACTCGTACGCCGGTCCCGCCGGAAGATGCGTCGCGCGCAACAACGTCTTCGTGGACGAGTCCGGCACCCCCGACTGCAGCGGCAGCGTGCAGGAGCCCAGCACCTACTACAGCTACACCCTGGACGATCCGAACACGGTGAAGGCTTCGGTCACCGCCGGGTCCGGGACCGGGAAGATCTGA
- a CDS encoding ArsB/NhaD family transporter, giving the protein MTVTAWVAVAAFVTAYTLIATEKVHRVAAALGGAGIMLLIHATDAGGAFFDEDTGIDWNVIFLLLGMMIIVGVLKQTGVFEYLAIWAAKRAKGRPFRLMALLIVITASASALLDNVTTVLLIAPVTFLVCERLSLHVAPFLIAEAMASNIGGAATLIGDPPNIIIASRAGLTFNDFLVHMAPLIIVLVAVFVGLCRWLFRKSFSYDPDLAAEIMMLNEREAIADRRLLWQSLAVLTLVMAAFVLHPVLHYEPSVVALLGAGVLVAATKVTTEQAIGEVEWPTLVFFAGLFVMVGALVETGVIRQISQAAAQATQGQLALTTMLLLWASTGLSAVIDNIPYVATMSPIVADLAQANDGAQVFWWALAIGADLGGNATAVGAAANVVILGIAARNGTPISFWQFTKYGIVVTLVTVALATPYLWLRYLT; this is encoded by the coding sequence TTGACGGTTACGGCCTGGGTGGCGGTGGCCGCCTTCGTCACCGCGTACACGTTGATCGCCACCGAGAAGGTGCACCGGGTGGCGGCGGCGCTCGGCGGGGCCGGGATCATGCTGCTGATCCACGCCACCGATGCCGGCGGCGCGTTCTTCGACGAGGACACCGGGATCGACTGGAATGTGATCTTCCTGCTGCTCGGCATGATGATCATCGTCGGTGTGCTCAAGCAGACCGGAGTCTTCGAGTATCTGGCCATCTGGGCCGCCAAGCGGGCCAAGGGCAGGCCGTTCCGCCTCATGGCGCTGCTGATCGTGATCACCGCGTCGGCGTCGGCGCTGCTGGACAACGTGACCACCGTGCTGCTGATCGCGCCGGTGACGTTCCTGGTGTGCGAGCGCCTCAGCCTGCACGTGGCGCCGTTCCTCATCGCCGAGGCCATGGCGTCCAACATCGGCGGCGCCGCCACCCTGATCGGCGACCCGCCGAACATCATCATCGCCAGTCGCGCGGGGCTGACCTTCAACGACTTCCTCGTGCACATGGCGCCGCTGATCATCGTGCTGGTCGCGGTGTTCGTCGGATTGTGCCGGTGGTTGTTCAGGAAGTCGTTCAGCTACGATCCCGACCTGGCCGCGGAGATCATGATGTTGAACGAGCGGGAGGCCATCGCCGACCGCAGGCTGCTCTGGCAGTCACTGGCCGTGCTCACGCTGGTGATGGCGGCGTTCGTGCTCCATCCGGTGCTGCACTACGAGCCGTCGGTCGTGGCGCTGCTCGGTGCCGGGGTGCTGGTGGCGGCCACCAAGGTGACGACCGAGCAGGCCATCGGCGAGGTCGAGTGGCCGACCCTGGTGTTCTTCGCCGGGCTGTTCGTGATGGTCGGGGCACTGGTGGAGACCGGGGTGATCCGGCAGATCTCCCAGGCGGCGGCGCAGGCCACCCAGGGGCAGCTGGCGCTCACGACCATGCTGCTGCTCTGGGCCTCCACCGGGTTGTCGGCGGTCATCGACAACATCCCGTACGTCGCCACCATGAGCCCCATCGTCGCCGACCTGGCCCAGGCGAACGACGGTGCCCAGGTGTTCTGGTGGGCCCTGGCCATCGGCGCCGACCTGGGCGGCAACGCCACGGCCGTCGGCGCGGCGGCCAACGTGGTGATCCTCGGCATCGCCGCCCGCAACGGCACCCCGATCAGCTTCTGGCAGTTCACCAAATACGGGATCGTGGTGACGTTGGTGACCGTGGCGCTGGCGACGCCGTACCTGTGGTTGCGTTACCTCACCTGA
- a CDS encoding nuclear transport factor 2 family protein — protein MTRPPVPPFTEETARIKVQAAEDAWNTRDPDRVALAYTEDSVWRNRDEFLKGRDEIREFLRRKWAGELDYALRKELWAVLGDRIAVRFQYESRDASGQWWRSYGNEQWEFDEFGLMRRREASINDVRIDESERRIFGPRQGPEEPLPLR, from the coding sequence ATGACCCGCCCGCCCGTCCCGCCGTTCACCGAGGAGACCGCCCGCATCAAGGTCCAGGCAGCCGAGGACGCCTGGAACACACGCGACCCCGACCGCGTCGCGCTGGCGTACACGGAGGACTCCGTCTGGCGCAACCGCGACGAGTTCCTGAAGGGCCGCGACGAGATCAGGGAGTTCCTGCGCCGCAAGTGGGCCGGGGAACTGGATTACGCGCTGCGGAAGGAGCTGTGGGCGGTGCTGGGCGACCGCATCGCGGTCCGCTTCCAGTACGAGTCCCGCGACGCCTCGGGCCAGTGGTGGCGCAGCTACGGCAACGAGCAGTGGGAGTTCGACGAGTTCGGGTTGATGCGGCGCAGGGAGGCGAGCATCAACGACGTGCGCATCGACGAGAGCGAGCGCCGCATCTTCGGCCCGCGCCAGGGTCCGGAGGAGCCGTTGCCGCTCAGGTGA
- a CDS encoding DUF429 domain-containing protein, with protein sequence MVTAGIDLAAEAVRTAVAWLDWPAGRARLVRVEVGADDALIVDAAMGADKAGIDCPLGWPDRFVDFVTAHRAGHVHVPEGLVGRAWRRDLALRVTDQVVHEQTGLTPLSVSADRIGHATMRCAAVLAELARRGRPVDRRGGGVVVEVYPAACLKRWGLPYRGYKRAANLGELGRLVDCLREMAPWLDLGEYEAICRASDDAIDAVMSALAARASARGLVTVPAGEQDGAAATEGWIALPTAPLECLVNDR encoded by the coding sequence ATGGTGACGGCCGGGATCGATCTCGCCGCGGAGGCGGTGCGGACCGCGGTGGCGTGGCTCGACTGGCCGGCCGGCCGCGCTCGGCTCGTCCGGGTCGAGGTCGGGGCGGACGACGCTCTGATCGTTGACGCGGCGATGGGTGCGGACAAGGCGGGGATCGACTGCCCGCTCGGCTGGCCCGACCGGTTCGTCGACTTCGTCACCGCCCATCGCGCTGGGCACGTCCACGTGCCGGAAGGGTTGGTGGGCCGGGCCTGGCGGCGGGACCTGGCGTTGCGGGTCACCGACCAGGTGGTGCACGAGCAGACCGGGCTGACGCCGTTGAGCGTGTCGGCCGACCGCATCGGCCACGCCACCATGCGGTGTGCGGCCGTGCTGGCCGAGCTGGCGCGGCGAGGCCGGCCGGTGGATCGGCGAGGTGGCGGGGTGGTCGTGGAGGTTTACCCGGCGGCCTGCCTGAAGCGGTGGGGGTTGCCGTATCGCGGCTACAAACGCGCCGCCAACCTCGGTGAGCTGGGGCGGCTCGTGGATTGCTTGCGGGAGATGGCGCCGTGGCTGGATCTGGGCGAGTACGAGGCGATCTGCCGGGCCTCGGACGACGCCATCGACGCCGTGATGTCCGCGCTGGCCGCCCGCGCATCGGCTCGCGGTCTCGTGACCGTGCCGGCGGGAGAGCAGGATGGCGCGGCAGCCACGGAGGGCTGGATCGCCCTGCCTACCGCACCCTTGGAATGCCTGGTCAACGACAGGTGA